One stretch of Ornithinimicrobium ciconiae DNA includes these proteins:
- the tilS gene encoding tRNA lysidine(34) synthetase TilS, whose product MVGPDPHVAAARVAVRRTVQSLGLGGQFLLVGCSGGADSLALAAAAGFVVPRLGGTVGAVVVDHGLQPGSARVAEKAAAQCRQLGLAPVQVLTVTVTRAGEGPESAARDARYAALTEAARAHGAAAVLLGHTRDDQAEQVLLGLARGSGARSLAGMPVARPAGPGAVIQIVRPLLTVSRTQTEGACRALGLSTWTDPHNTDPGFARVRARALLPVLEGALGPGISAALARSADLLRDDADALDAAARTAYEQLGEPPWPVSRLVDLPVAVRRRVWRELALGAGSPSGALSAEHLRAVDDLVTGWRGQGPVDLPGGLRVHRRAGLVSLLDRTP is encoded by the coding sequence GTGGTCGGCCCCGACCCGCACGTCGCCGCCGCCCGGGTCGCGGTCCGGCGGACCGTGCAGTCCCTCGGCCTGGGGGGCCAGTTCCTGCTGGTGGGCTGCTCGGGGGGAGCAGACTCCCTGGCGCTCGCCGCCGCCGCCGGCTTCGTCGTCCCCCGGCTGGGGGGCACGGTCGGAGCCGTCGTCGTCGACCACGGGCTGCAGCCCGGGTCGGCACGGGTGGCCGAGAAGGCCGCGGCGCAGTGCCGGCAACTGGGACTGGCGCCGGTGCAGGTCCTGACCGTCACGGTCACCCGCGCGGGGGAGGGCCCGGAGTCGGCGGCCCGGGACGCCCGATACGCCGCGCTCACGGAGGCAGCCAGGGCCCACGGGGCCGCCGCCGTCCTGCTCGGTCACACCCGGGACGACCAGGCCGAGCAGGTGCTCCTCGGCCTGGCGCGCGGATCCGGGGCGCGCTCGCTCGCCGGTATGCCGGTGGCGCGCCCTGCAGGACCTGGGGCAGTCATCCAGATCGTCCGCCCCCTCCTGACGGTGTCGCGCACCCAGACCGAGGGCGCCTGTCGCGCGCTGGGACTGAGCACCTGGACGGACCCGCACAACACCGACCCGGGGTTCGCGCGGGTGCGAGCGCGCGCCCTGCTGCCGGTGCTGGAGGGTGCGCTCGGTCCTGGCATCTCGGCAGCGCTGGCGCGCTCTGCCGACCTGCTCCGCGACGATGCCGATGCGTTGGACGCGGCGGCGCGCACGGCATACGAGCAGCTCGGCGAGCCTCCCTGGCCGGTGAGCCGGCTGGTGGACCTGCCGGTCGCGGTGCGACGCCGGGTCTGGCGCGAGCTCGCGCTCGGTGCCGGCTCCCCCTCCGGGGCGTTGAGCGCCGAGCACCTGCGCGCCGTCGATGACCTGGTCACCGGATGGCGGGGGCAGGGGCCGGTCGACCTGCCCGGCGGGCTGCGGGTGCACCGGCGCGCAGGTCTGGTGTCGCTGCTGGACCGGACCCCCTAA
- a CDS encoding zinc-dependent metalloprotease: protein MTDANHHQISPDSPTTDGPIGDRGEGRSARGADYVDWDFAASTGRRLAPAGPSVSRQEAATLVAELRGAAAAAVEPVAQTSGLRAPEGAPAPLVVDRAGWIAANAVSMKGMLAPVLDHVVASRSKEGRAPSPTAQRLGGRVTGAEVGGMLAWMSTKVLGQYDLAPESTPRLLLVAPNVLTVERDLDVDPSDFRLWVCLHEETHRVQFTAVPWLRGHILDTARELGTQLVPESDQLGQRVQEIVSALPGVVRGETDITQVLATPEQRERLAAVTAIMSLLEGHADVIMDDVGPSVIPSVATIRSRFQERRKGSGSVDRILRRLLGMDAKMAQYRDGAVFVRTVTDQVGRDGFNRVWESPETLPRAAEIADPAAWVARVHG from the coding sequence ATGACGGACGCGAACCATCACCAGATCTCTCCCGACTCCCCGACGACAGACGGGCCGATCGGGGACCGGGGTGAGGGCAGGTCCGCGCGGGGTGCGGACTATGTCGACTGGGACTTCGCGGCGTCCACCGGGCGCCGGCTCGCTCCGGCCGGGCCCAGCGTCTCCCGGCAGGAGGCCGCAACGCTCGTGGCCGAACTGCGTGGTGCTGCTGCCGCGGCCGTCGAGCCCGTCGCGCAGACCAGTGGCCTGCGGGCGCCGGAGGGTGCCCCCGCTCCGCTGGTCGTCGACCGGGCAGGGTGGATCGCGGCCAACGCCGTCTCGATGAAGGGGATGCTGGCCCCGGTGCTCGACCACGTCGTCGCCAGCAGGTCCAAGGAGGGACGCGCCCCCTCGCCGACGGCGCAACGCCTCGGTGGGCGGGTCACCGGTGCCGAGGTGGGCGGGATGCTGGCCTGGATGAGCACCAAGGTGCTGGGGCAGTACGACCTCGCGCCCGAGAGCACCCCCCGGCTCCTGCTGGTCGCCCCCAATGTCCTGACCGTCGAGCGTGACCTCGACGTGGATCCCAGCGACTTCCGCCTCTGGGTGTGCCTGCACGAGGAGACCCACCGGGTGCAGTTCACCGCGGTGCCCTGGCTGCGCGGTCACATCCTGGACACCGCGCGCGAGCTCGGCACCCAGCTGGTGCCCGAGTCCGACCAGCTCGGCCAACGGGTGCAGGAGATCGTCTCGGCACTGCCGGGCGTGGTCCGCGGCGAGACTGACATCACCCAGGTCCTGGCCACCCCCGAACAGCGCGAACGGCTGGCCGCCGTCACGGCGATCATGTCGCTGCTCGAGGGGCACGCCGACGTGATCATGGACGACGTCGGCCCCTCCGTGATCCCCAGCGTGGCCACCATCCGCTCCCGCTTCCAGGAACGGCGCAAGGGCTCCGGCTCGGTCGACCGGATCCTGCGCCGACTGCTGGGCATGGACGCCAAGATGGCGCAGTACCGCGACGGCGCTGTCTTTGTCCGGACCGTCACCGACCAGGTGGGCCGTGACGGGTTCAACCGCGTCTGGGAGTCACCTGAGACCCTGCCGCGGGCGGCGGAGATCGCCGACCCTGCTGCCTGGGTGGCTCGGGTCCACGGCTGA
- a CDS encoding D-alanyl-D-alanine carboxypeptidase/D-alanyl-D-alanine-endopeptidase — MDRARRAAAALLSVSLVLPSAAAAYAGSTGDGAAGGSTQEGSVVAAQAAVRPTVAPSPEPVLRSVGAGLTVDPAVVSTEIEGELSNAWLGDSVGLTIRDVATGEHVLDRNSDSALTPASTTKLLAAAAIVSTLPMDQPFRTRVVTGPEPDQIVLTAGGDMMLAGGRGDPDLVEGHAGLGDLAEQTAASLGAEGLGTADHPVRLRLDTSYGEGPNAPAGWTDFWLSEGYAGPITMLGMQQHRAIPYDPSPRDPAQAAAIRFRAELTDRGVVVGGGPATEVPRLVAPPDATVLAEVESAPARDVLAEAMASSDNGMVEQLARQAAIADGAQADPAAVRDWVLQQVADYGIDTTGVKLADVSGLSDGSSIPVRVLADLLILGADGSHPELQEVLGALPIAGYSGTLWDRFALDSQAPAVGVARAKTGSLPGVTSLAGLVVTRDDRLLAYAAIADGVGRDGTSGLEARSVLDSVVAELASCGC, encoded by the coding sequence ATGGATCGCGCACGCCGAGCCGCAGCCGCGCTGCTGTCGGTCAGCCTGGTCCTGCCCTCTGCAGCTGCAGCCTATGCCGGTTCCACCGGCGACGGTGCGGCAGGGGGTTCGACGCAGGAGGGCAGCGTCGTGGCCGCGCAGGCTGCCGTCCGTCCGACAGTGGCCCCCTCCCCGGAGCCGGTCCTGCGCTCGGTCGGCGCGGGTCTGACCGTCGATCCGGCAGTGGTCTCCACGGAGATCGAGGGCGAACTGAGCAACGCCTGGCTGGGGGACAGTGTCGGGCTCACCATCCGGGACGTCGCCACCGGGGAGCATGTCCTCGACCGCAACAGCGACAGCGCGCTCACTCCTGCCTCGACGACAAAGCTGCTGGCGGCGGCCGCGATCGTCTCGACCCTGCCCATGGACCAACCCTTCCGGACCCGGGTGGTCACCGGTCCCGAGCCAGATCAGATCGTGCTCACAGCAGGTGGCGACATGATGCTGGCCGGCGGTCGCGGCGACCCCGATCTCGTGGAGGGGCATGCCGGACTCGGCGATCTGGCCGAGCAGACCGCCGCCTCGCTCGGCGCCGAGGGGCTGGGCACCGCGGACCACCCCGTCCGGCTGCGACTGGACACCTCCTATGGCGAGGGGCCGAACGCACCGGCCGGGTGGACGGACTTCTGGCTCTCCGAGGGGTATGCCGGCCCCATCACCATGCTCGGGATGCAGCAGCACCGGGCGATTCCCTACGACCCCTCGCCGCGGGACCCGGCCCAGGCGGCGGCGATACGCTTCCGCGCCGAGCTGACCGACCGTGGCGTTGTTGTCGGTGGCGGACCCGCCACGGAGGTGCCGCGACTGGTCGCGCCCCCCGACGCCACGGTGCTGGCGGAGGTGGAGTCGGCTCCGGCGCGTGACGTGCTCGCCGAGGCGATGGCCAGCAGCGACAACGGGATGGTGGAGCAGTTGGCCCGGCAGGCCGCGATCGCCGACGGCGCCCAGGCGGACCCGGCGGCCGTGCGGGACTGGGTGCTCCAGCAGGTGGCCGACTACGGGATCGACACCACCGGGGTGAAACTCGCCGACGTGTCCGGTCTGTCCGACGGGTCGAGCATCCCCGTGCGCGTGCTCGCGGACCTGCTCATCCTGGGCGCCGACGGGAGCCATCCGGAACTGCAGGAGGTGCTGGGCGCCCTGCCCATCGCCGGCTACAGCGGCACTCTGTGGGACCGCTTCGCGCTGGACAGCCAGGCGCCGGCCGTCGGGGTCGCTCGCGCCAAGACCGGGTCGCTGCCCGGGGTCACCTCCCTGGCGGGACTGGTCGTCACCCGGGACGATCGACTCCTCGCCTACGCCGCCATCGCCGACGGGGTGGGGCGCGACGGGACCTCGGGTCTGGAGGCACGCTCGGTCCTGGACTCGGTCGTCGCCGAACTTGCGTCCTGCGGCTGCTGA
- a CDS encoding inorganic diphosphatase — protein sequence MHFDVTIEIPQGSRNKYEVDHATGRIRLDRMLFTATRYPADYGYIEDTLGEDSDPLDALVLLDEPTWPGCLVAARPIGMFHMRDEAGGDDKIICVPADDPRKSNIRELEHIGDHTRLEIQHFFEVYKDLEPGKSVEGAHWAGRAEAEQTYHEAVQRAKDAGLSTARWAGPGNQGH from the coding sequence ATGCATTTCGACGTGACCATCGAGATCCCACAGGGAAGCCGCAACAAGTACGAGGTGGACCACGCCACCGGTCGCATCCGGCTGGACCGGATGCTCTTCACTGCGACGCGGTACCCCGCCGACTACGGCTACATCGAGGACACGCTCGGCGAGGACAGCGACCCGCTGGACGCGCTCGTGCTGCTTGATGAGCCGACCTGGCCGGGATGCCTGGTCGCGGCGCGCCCCATCGGCATGTTCCACATGCGCGACGAGGCCGGTGGTGACGACAAGATCATCTGCGTGCCGGCCGATGACCCCCGCAAGTCCAACATCCGCGAGCTGGAGCACATCGGAGACCACACCCGCCTGGAGATCCAGCACTTCTTCGAGGTCTACAAGGACCTGGAGCCGGGCAAGTCCGTCGAGGGCGCGCACTGGGCCGGCCGGGCCGAGGCGGAGCAGACCTACCACGAGGCTGTCCAGCGCGCCAAGGACGCGGGGCTGAGCACTGCTCGTTGGGCAGGACCGGGCAACCAGGGTCACTGA
- a CDS encoding C40 family peptidase: MIRPGRRTRYGALLASSLLLLPAVPAAGAEDQVPSEQEVAQARQVVVDTEGRVGELDALMRGYTAQVRAAEQQALVAGEDSALAAYEAETAAAEAERLAELSAAASAEAEVATAVLGRHAKEAYKSGGLSTLEVLLSAGPGDLLDRAGSLEVVGRIRARDVSDASLASGTAEALEREAALAAAQAEAAAIRAEDAQVAAEAALEEAEEQSRRLAAEREATILELSRLRQVSLDTERTRQQHLQDESDRRAAEAEQRRVEEELAAQAAAEEAARDAQVTDSPAPVAPAPGATQAPAPTAAPTPTAAPAPRPAPEDPRPSSRPTPPTPTPSPTPTPPTPTPPTPTPSPTPTPSPTPTPPPAPEPPAPTPTPTPTPTPTPPPAPEPPPAPEPPAPTPTPSPTPSPTPTPPPAPEPPPAPEPPPAPPAPAPGAETAISYAHQQIGKPYIWGGEGPTGYDCSGLTKMSWAQAGVNLTHSSRVQYAETAHVPVTQAQRGDLLFYSSNGSQSGIYHVGIYLGDGQVIHSLRDSGWSGTKITSMYYVSGLMSSAGRP; the protein is encoded by the coding sequence GTGATCCGCCCCGGACGCCGTACGCGCTATGGCGCGCTCCTTGCCAGCAGCCTCCTGCTCCTCCCGGCCGTCCCGGCAGCCGGCGCAGAGGACCAGGTGCCCAGCGAGCAGGAGGTGGCCCAGGCCCGGCAGGTCGTGGTCGACACGGAGGGCCGGGTCGGTGAACTCGACGCCCTGATGCGGGGTTACACCGCCCAGGTGCGCGCGGCCGAGCAGCAGGCACTGGTTGCTGGTGAGGACTCGGCCCTGGCTGCCTACGAGGCCGAGACTGCCGCTGCGGAGGCCGAGCGTCTTGCAGAGCTCTCGGCTGCCGCCAGCGCGGAGGCAGAGGTGGCCACTGCGGTGCTGGGACGTCACGCCAAGGAGGCCTACAAGTCCGGCGGGCTGTCCACCTTGGAGGTGCTCCTGTCGGCCGGGCCAGGTGATCTGCTCGACCGGGCGGGCTCCCTGGAGGTCGTGGGGCGGATCCGCGCGCGGGACGTCAGCGATGCCTCGCTCGCGTCCGGCACGGCAGAAGCGCTTGAGCGCGAGGCAGCCCTGGCCGCCGCGCAGGCCGAGGCCGCAGCGATCCGGGCCGAAGACGCACAGGTCGCTGCCGAGGCGGCTCTTGAGGAGGCCGAGGAGCAGAGCCGGCGCCTTGCCGCCGAGCGAGAGGCCACGATCCTGGAACTGTCCCGACTACGCCAGGTCTCGCTGGACACCGAGCGCACTCGCCAGCAGCACCTGCAGGACGAGTCCGACCGCCGTGCAGCGGAGGCCGAGCAGCGCAGGGTCGAGGAAGAGCTCGCGGCGCAGGCTGCAGCCGAGGAGGCCGCCCGGGATGCACAGGTGACGGACTCTCCAGCCCCCGTGGCTCCGGCTCCCGGCGCGACACAGGCGCCGGCACCCACCGCCGCGCCGACGCCCACTGCTGCTCCGGCCCCGCGGCCGGCCCCTGAGGATCCGCGACCGAGCTCACGGCCGACGCCGCCGACTCCCACGCCGAGCCCGACTCCCACGCCGCCGACTCCCACGCCGCCGACTCCCACGCCGAGCCCGACTCCCACGCCGAGCCCGACTCCCACGCCGCCTCCGGCCCCGGAGCCCCCGGCCCCAACGCCCACTCCCACGCCGACCCCGACGCCGACTCCGCCACCTGCCCCGGAGCCGCCTCCCGCCCCGGAGCCCCCGGCGCCAACTCCCACGCCGAGCCCCACGCCGAGCCCGACGCCGACTCCGCCACCTGCCCCGGAGCCGCCTCCCGCCCCGGAGCCGCCGCCTGCTCCGCCGGCGCCGGCACCAGGAGCCGAGACGGCCATCAGCTACGCCCACCAGCAGATCGGCAAGCCCTACATCTGGGGTGGCGAGGGACCGACCGGCTATGACTGCTCCGGTCTCACCAAGATGTCCTGGGCGCAGGCGGGGGTCAACCTCACGCACTCCAGCCGGGTCCAGTACGCGGAGACGGCCCATGTGCCGGTGACTCAGGCGCAACGCGGCGACCTGCTCTTCTACAGCTCGAACGGCAGCCAGTCAGGCATCTATCACGTCGGGATCTACCTCGGGGACGGCCAGGTGATCCACTCCCTGCGTGACTCGGGCTGGAGCGGGACGAAGATCACCAGCATGTACTACGTCTCTGGCCTCATGTCCTCCGCGGGGCGCCCCTGA
- a CDS encoding DUF3352 domain-containing protein translates to MTAPPAGAFDPSQSASYTYEPPQQGSKSRPALLVALAVVAALVIGGGAFAVTRALGGGGDQPASALPADTAAYLRLDIDPKVGQKIAAVRFFDALDDDALETLRSEDIRKEFFDWMAEEEEAFASIDYAEDIEPWLGDRMGLGIVPNGSDEPFFGIALQVKDEDAANEGLTKLQEATNSTSDDGLDWYFHGDYAVLTTTDAVGSLQDLVEEGTLADKDTFTQDMAALGDEGVVSGWVDVEPLAALVDSPLAQETLDDASALDATGALGSMAGTSQLASEAATGRYAAAVRFSENNIEVHGVTRGLEATGIEGGDSAQLILDLPEDTVGAFGLEHGDQLVANAYAAFQEQFPQEVTEAEQSAAEAGFTLPDDIQTLVGSSLVLSAGPGLLELEDLDDMQLWEVAYRSETDTDAAQDLLTRAFGAAGTPEADDFLIQRTDDGALTLGVSQSYVDAVAEGGTLGDTDLFKSAVPNAGDADSVFYVNINSLEHLYLNEVEDAEAKNALEQLAAVGFSAAADNEGNGEFTLRFVADE, encoded by the coding sequence ATGACTGCACCACCTGCCGGCGCTTTCGATCCATCCCAGAGCGCCTCCTATACCTACGAGCCGCCCCAGCAGGGCAGCAAGAGCCGACCGGCTCTGCTGGTCGCCCTGGCAGTGGTGGCAGCCCTGGTCATCGGCGGAGGTGCCTTCGCCGTGACGCGCGCCCTCGGTGGCGGCGGCGACCAGCCGGCGAGCGCCCTCCCGGCTGACACCGCGGCCTACCTGCGACTGGACATCGACCCGAAGGTCGGCCAGAAGATCGCTGCGGTGCGCTTCTTCGACGCGCTCGACGACGATGCCCTCGAGACACTGCGCAGCGAGGACATCCGCAAGGAGTTCTTCGACTGGATGGCTGAGGAGGAGGAGGCCTTCGCCTCCATCGACTACGCCGAGGACATCGAGCCCTGGCTGGGCGATCGGATGGGCCTGGGGATCGTGCCCAACGGCAGCGACGAGCCCTTCTTCGGCATCGCGCTGCAGGTCAAGGACGAGGACGCTGCCAACGAGGGACTGACCAAGCTGCAGGAGGCGACCAACAGCACCAGCGACGACGGCCTGGACTGGTACTTCCACGGCGACTACGCCGTCCTGACCACCACCGACGCGGTCGGCTCGCTGCAGGACCTCGTGGAGGAAGGCACCCTCGCTGACAAGGACACCTTCACGCAGGACATGGCTGCCCTGGGCGATGAGGGTGTCGTCTCCGGCTGGGTCGATGTGGAGCCGTTGGCAGCACTCGTCGACAGCCCGCTGGCGCAGGAGACCCTGGATGACGCCAGCGCACTGGACGCCACCGGCGCCCTAGGCAGCATGGCCGGCACGAGCCAGCTGGCCAGCGAGGCTGCGACCGGCCGCTACGCCGCCGCCGTGCGCTTCTCCGAGAACAACATCGAGGTCCACGGCGTGACCCGTGGCCTCGAGGCCACCGGCATCGAGGGCGGGGACAGCGCTCAGCTGATCCTGGACCTGCCGGAGGACACCGTCGGGGCCTTCGGGCTGGAGCACGGTGACCAGCTGGTCGCCAACGCCTACGCCGCCTTCCAGGAGCAGTTCCCGCAGGAGGTCACCGAGGCCGAGCAGTCCGCGGCAGAGGCTGGCTTCACCCTGCCCGACGACATCCAGACCCTGGTCGGCAGCAGCCTCGTGCTGTCGGCGGGCCCGGGCCTCCTGGAGCTCGAGGACCTGGACGACATGCAGCTGTGGGAGGTCGCCTACCGCAGCGAGACTGACACCGACGCCGCACAGGATCTGCTGACCCGCGCCTTCGGCGCCGCCGGGACCCCAGAGGCAGACGATTTCCTGATCCAGCGCACCGACGATGGCGCCCTGACCCTCGGCGTCTCCCAGTCCTACGTCGACGCCGTCGCCGAGGGCGGAACCCTGGGTGACACCGACCTCTTCAAGAGCGCAGTGCCCAACGCTGGCGACGCTGACTCCGTGTTCTACGTCAACATCAACAGCCTGGAGCACCTCTACCTCAACGAGGTCGAGGACGCTGAGGCGAAGAACGCTCTGGAGCAGCTGGCAGCCGTGGGCTTCAGCGCTGCCGCGGACAACGAGGGCAACGGCGAGTTCACCCTCCGCTTCGTGGCCGACGAGTGA